A section of the Octopus bimaculoides isolate UCB-OBI-ISO-001 chromosome 17, ASM119413v2, whole genome shotgun sequence genome encodes:
- the LOC106869326 gene encoding uncharacterized protein LOC106869326, translating to MKDSKPGTYIDNMTGRSRRKTKKTKKKKKSNEEKLEKEVEKMRSNEELVESIVYRVNRWLAVNSNTVTELFSSFDTADEGLVTYKQFKAGMIDLKIPCNSAELHLVTLLLDKNFTQTISYVNLTKQISVNGSGEEYNCKGHCSLCGKGMDDPNINRKLVPRKRYVQLDLRLASFSQLKEPFINFFLVVSSDTYISQIIHKILAHTAICTTKMALFRHKTCTKSSLLPEQTTLEECAYHGYCKQHPQEVALFYDFCEDFTDCPLLMADYYFTKNYT from the exons ATGAAAGACTCTAAACCAGGAACGTACATTGATAATATGACAGGACGGTCAAGGAGGAAgacgaagaaaacaaagaagaaaaagaagtcaaaTGAA GAGAAGCTGGAGAAAGAAGTTGAAAAGATGAGGTCGAACGAAGAATTAGTGGAAAGCATCGTGTACCGTGTGAATCGATGGCTAGCTGTGAACTCCAACACTGTCACGGAGTTGTTTAGTAGTTTTGACACAGCTGATGAAGGACTTGTAACCTACAAACAGTTTAAGGCAG GAATGATTGATCTCAAAATTCCGTGTAATTCGGCCGAACTTCATCTGGTAACGCTGCTTCTTGACAAGAACTTCACCCAAACAATCAGCTATGTCAACTTGACAAAACAAATCTCCGTAAACGG ATCAGGAGAGGAATATAACTGTAAAGGGCACTGTTCCCTGTGTGGAAAAGGAATGGATGATCCGAACATTAACAGAAAACTGGTACCAAGAAAAAG atatgtCCAGTTGGATCTGCGACTGGCCTCTTTCAGCCAACTCAAAGAACCGTTTATCAATTTCTTCCTCGTTGTCTCGTCTGACACTTATATTTCACAAATCATTCACAAAATCCTCGCCCACACAGCCATCTGCACCACCAAAATGGCGCTGTTCCGACATAAAACCTGCACCAAAAGCTCTCTTCTACCAGAACAGACAACGCTTGAAGAATGTGCTTACCATGGTTACTGTAAGCAACATCCACAAGAAGTCGCCTTGTTCTACGACTTTTGCGAAGACTTCACCGATTGTCCACTTCTGATGGCTGATTATTATTTTACCAAAAACTACACCTGA